In a genomic window of Asticcacaulis sp.:
- a CDS encoding LemA family protein, giving the protein MKFSRILGLVAAAGLALSLVGCGVNNIPTKEEQAKQSWADVQNAYQNRADLIPNLVATVKGAAAHEEGTLTAVVEARAKATSVTVDASTINDPEKFKQFQQSQDGLSSALGRLMVIQEQYPNLKANENFLTLQSQIEGVNNRITVARRDYNAAATAYNLSLRTFPSVIWAKTLYGSSKPMELFTAQAGAETAPIVSFDKPAAPAAAASN; this is encoded by the coding sequence ATGAAATTTTCGCGTATTCTCGGTCTTGTCGCTGCCGCCGGTCTGGCGCTGAGTCTCGTTGGCTGCGGGGTCAATAATATCCCCACCAAGGAAGAGCAGGCCAAGCAATCCTGGGCCGATGTCCAGAACGCCTACCAGAACCGCGCCGACCTGATCCCCAACCTCGTCGCCACCGTCAAGGGCGCCGCCGCCCACGAAGAAGGCACGCTCACCGCCGTGGTCGAGGCCCGCGCCAAGGCGACGTCCGTCACGGTCGATGCCTCGACGATCAATGATCCGGAAAAGTTCAAGCAGTTCCAGCAGTCGCAGGACGGCCTGTCCTCGGCGCTCGGCCGCCTGATGGTCATTCAGGAGCAGTATCCCAACCTGAAGGCCAATGAAAACTTCCTGACCCTGCAAAGCCAGATCGAGGGCGTCAACAACCGCATCACGGTGGCCCGCCGCGACTATAACGCCGCTGCCACGGCTTATAATCTGAGCCTCCGCACCTTCCCAAGCGTCATCTGGGCAAAAACCCTCTATGGCTCCAGCAAGCCGATGGAACTCTTCACCGCCCAGGCCGGCGCCGAAACCGCCCCGATCGTCAGCTTCGACAAACCGGCCGCCCCGGCCGCCGCAGCCTCGAACTAA
- a CDS encoding sel1 repeat family protein, with protein sequence MKFVILSVACVLFVLGGAPLHALAGEARSAKIDELTKKAEAGDVRAMDELGEAYYRGTGVEADYDLAFKWLDKAAATGDAQSETDLGDLYVTGSGVPEDVDMAMKLYRQSAAQNNADGQYSVGWMYENGKSVAKDEAEAARWYKLAADQNFIFAINNLADLYYGGRGVKQDYAEAMALSQKSADLGSGYGYDALGDMYDEGEGVAKDPAKALDYYKRAADLGNCSGLYAVGRIFEKGLNGQAQDLAQARQWYQKAADRTCEYGQLAIGRFYDEGIGMESDTGEAFKYYALAAMQGNSIGQLKLGSSYFYGDFLPRDYGQAFKWYQMAADQSYAPGQYKVGYMYAKGYGVTADYAQALKWLKLSAAQGDDEGEYQLGLMYENAFGVPQDKKTALMWYLLSAAQKNKDAQKAVEALKMQMSGSDVRAAQSQADEFKPVKAD encoded by the coding sequence ATGAAATTCGTAATCTTATCCGTAGCCTGCGTCCTTTTTGTGCTGGGAGGGGCGCCACTGCACGCGCTTGCTGGCGAGGCCCGGTCAGCGAAAATCGACGAACTGACCAAAAAAGCCGAGGCCGGTGACGTCCGGGCCATGGATGAACTGGGAGAAGCCTATTATCGTGGTACGGGTGTCGAGGCGGATTACGATCTGGCCTTCAAATGGCTGGACAAGGCGGCGGCAACCGGCGATGCCCAGTCCGAGACCGATCTGGGTGATCTCTATGTGACTGGCAGCGGCGTGCCCGAAGATGTCGACATGGCGATGAAGCTCTATCGGCAGTCGGCGGCACAGAACAACGCCGACGGACAATACAGCGTCGGCTGGATGTACGAAAACGGCAAGAGTGTTGCAAAGGACGAAGCCGAGGCGGCGCGCTGGTACAAACTGGCGGCCGACCAGAACTTTATCTTTGCCATCAATAACCTGGCGGACCTGTATTACGGCGGTCGCGGCGTGAAGCAGGATTACGCCGAAGCCATGGCGCTTTCCCAGAAGTCCGCCGATCTCGGCAGCGGTTACGGCTACGATGCCTTGGGCGACATGTATGATGAGGGTGAAGGCGTGGCGAAGGATCCCGCTAAGGCGCTGGACTATTATAAAAGGGCGGCCGATCTCGGCAATTGCAGCGGGCTTTACGCCGTGGGGCGTATTTTTGAAAAAGGTCTGAACGGTCAGGCACAGGACCTGGCCCAGGCGCGTCAGTGGTATCAGAAGGCGGCCGACAGGACCTGCGAATATGGCCAACTGGCGATCGGCCGCTTCTATGACGAAGGCATTGGCATGGAAAGCGATACGGGCGAGGCGTTCAAATACTATGCCCTCGCCGCCATGCAGGGTAACAGCATCGGCCAGCTAAAGCTCGGCAGCAGCTACTTCTATGGCGATTTCCTGCCGCGCGACTACGGACAGGCGTTCAAGTGGTATCAGATGGCGGCGGACCAGTCCTACGCACCGGGGCAGTACAAGGTCGGCTACATGTACGCCAAGGGCTATGGCGTCACCGCAGATTATGCGCAGGCGCTGAAGTGGCTAAAACTGTCGGCGGCGCAGGGCGACGACGAGGGGGAATACCAGCTCGGCCTGATGTATGAAAACGCCTTTGGCGTGCCGCAGGACAAAAAGACAGCCCTGATGTGGTATCTGCTGTCGGCGGCGCAAAAGAATAAAGACGCGCAAAAAGCCGTAGAGGCCCTTAAGATGCAGATGTCGGGATCGGATGTGCGCGCCGCGCAATCCCAGGCGGATGAGTTCAAGCCGGTGAAGGCTGATTAG
- a CDS encoding MarR family transcriptional regulator, whose translation MSKINANRNLGRELATAVITFHETVARRLNMSAAESRCLGVLNDLEVATPGQLAHATGLTTGAITGIVDRLEKAGYASREPNPDDRRSLLVRIRQPEKLGQILGPIYGSLSTAMTQMSAKYTPAQREIIDRYLTQTIEVLRAETEKLKTR comes from the coding sequence ATGTCTAAGATAAATGCAAATCGCAATTTGGGCCGCGAACTGGCGACGGCCGTCATCACCTTCCACGAGACCGTGGCGCGCCGCCTGAATATGAGTGCGGCCGAAAGCCGCTGCCTGGGCGTATTGAATGACCTGGAAGTGGCGACACCCGGCCAACTGGCCCACGCCACGGGCCTGACCACCGGCGCCATTACCGGCATTGTCGATCGCCTGGAAAAAGCCGGCTATGCCAGCCGCGAACCAAACCCGGACGACCGCCGCAGCCTGCTGGTCCGCATTCGCCAGCCGGAAAAGCTCGGCCAGATTCTGGGCCCAATCTACGGCTCGCTCAGCACCGCCATGACGCAGATGTCCGCTAAGTATACACCTGCGCAACGCGAGATCATCGACCGCTATCTCACCCAGACCATCGAGGTACTCAGGGCTGAGACGGAAAAACTCAAAACCCGCTAA
- a CDS encoding CPBP family glutamic-type intramembrane protease, producing the protein MIRRLIRSLLTWPDAKGWGLCLLIGGMTPAFISVIAGFAGLLHWQPRTTDWPLRLLGVLLVPALSEEVVFRGLLVPDQGETRRPVLWIGTVVLVFVVWHVIEALIILPGAHLFLTPAFLTCAGVLGLGCALMRYRTGSIWPAVILHGLLVWAWQVGFGGPDIRQLLA; encoded by the coding sequence ATGATACGCCGCCTGATCCGTTCGCTACTGACCTGGCCCGATGCCAAGGGCTGGGGACTATGCCTGCTGATTGGCGGCATGACCCCGGCCTTCATCTCTGTGATAGCCGGCTTTGCCGGCCTGCTCCATTGGCAGCCCCGCACAACCGACTGGCCCCTGCGTTTGCTGGGCGTCCTTCTGGTGCCCGCTTTAAGCGAGGAAGTGGTTTTCCGTGGCCTTCTGGTGCCCGATCAGGGGGAAACAAGGCGGCCGGTCCTGTGGATCGGGACGGTCGTGCTCGTCTTTGTCGTCTGGCATGTGATTGAAGCGCTTATTATCCTGCCGGGGGCGCACCTGTTCCTGACGCCGGCATTTCTGACCTGTGCGGGCGTGCTTGGCCTGGGGTGCGCGTTGATGCGTTACCGCACAGGATCAATATGGCCCGCCGTCATCCTGCATGGCCTACTGGTCTGGGCCTGGCAGGTCGGGTTCGGCGGGCCGGATATCCGGCAGTTACTGGCCTAA
- a CDS encoding GNAT family N-acetyltransferase — protein MTLTPQTRPISVSELDIVRDIAMQVWPKSYRASIPPDQIDSMISQAFDPDKLEDDIMQRGHVFFVIRAGRVDVGFCSAHLEGTRIWITKLCVLPDFRGFGLGKALIRAAQAHFAPAHDIVMCIHKDHDPAVNFCLRSGFKIAREIPSELDGLTDYVMLMPMSQMEMCAA, from the coding sequence ATGACCCTCACGCCGCAAACCCGCCCCATCTCCGTTTCCGAACTCGATATCGTGCGCGATATCGCCATGCAGGTCTGGCCAAAATCCTACCGCGCCAGCATTCCGCCTGACCAGATCGATTCCATGATCAGCCAGGCGTTCGACCCGGATAAACTGGAAGACGATATCATGCAGCGCGGCCACGTCTTCTTCGTGATCCGCGCCGGCCGTGTCGATGTCGGCTTCTGCTCCGCGCACCTCGAAGGCACCCGCATCTGGATCACCAAGCTGTGCGTCCTGCCCGATTTCCGCGGGTTCGGTCTCGGCAAGGCCCTGATCCGCGCGGCCCAGGCACATTTCGCCCCGGCCCATGATATCGTCATGTGCATCCACAAGGACCATGATCCGGCGGTCAATTTCTGCCTGCGCAGCGGGTTCAAGATAGCCCGCGAGATTCCTTCGGAACTGGATGGCCTGACCGATTACGTCATGCTCATGCCCATGTCCCAGATGGAAATGTGTGCGGCTTAG
- a CDS encoding GNAT family N-acetyltransferase, whose protein sequence is MARTVRIRRIDVDELEIVRELALIIWPKCYRNIIGPDRVDAMLAVLYATDNLEQEMVEHGHVFWIVRVNEMDVGYASAYVDGDRLWLKKLYVRDEFRGLGLGKDLIETALDHFTARELALFVNKDNTPAINYYLRSGFQVEAEVPVQMGPYEFTDYVMQRTL, encoded by the coding sequence ATGGCCCGGACCGTCCGGATACGTCGCATTGACGTGGATGAACTGGAAATCGTACGCGAACTGGCCCTGATCATCTGGCCAAAATGTTACCGTAACATCATCGGCCCTGATCGGGTCGACGCCATGCTGGCTGTGCTTTATGCGACCGACAACCTAGAACAGGAAATGGTTGAGCACGGGCACGTCTTCTGGATCGTGCGTGTCAATGAAATGGATGTCGGCTATGCCTCGGCCTATGTTGATGGCGACCGCCTGTGGCTGAAAAAGTTGTATGTGCGTGATGAGTTTCGCGGCCTGGGCCTCGGCAAGGACCTGATCGAAACGGCGCTTGATCATTTCACCGCGCGGGAACTGGCGCTCTTTGTCAACAAGGACAATACGCCGGCGATAAATTATTACCTGCGTTCGGGCTTCCAGGTTGAGGCCGAAGTGCCTGTGCAGATGGGGCCGTACGAATTTACCGACTACGTGATGCAGCGCACGCTTTAA
- a CDS encoding alkaline phosphatase family protein: MISKTRRLTRNVCLAVFGFIAISGLAHAADKPRNVIIFVADGLRYGIVNHDTAPTLADIQKNGVDFRNSHSLYPTVTTANASAIATGHGIGDTGEWSNSIALPPLKYEPGAVHFMENDPILKETNEIYGGNYLNEMSLLALARQNHYQTAAIGKEGPVLIQDITAADGMSTIFIDDWTGTRWEKGHPIPVAPDVMQAIKDAGLETEARDRGLNQSAGAYNLPGVQVANIYQQQWFVDVTTKVVLPRFVASGQPFALVYWSRDPDGTQHNTGDSLNKLSPGINGPTSLAAVRNASDNLQALIDKLKELGVYDNTDIFVTADHGFSTIARQSKTSWAARQSYPDDTVKGFLPEGFLAIDLSRALKLPLIDAYKTPIRLENGEHPHNYSALGGDLDHPDVLVVGSGGSELLYLDPAKAKALAPKIIAALTQQDYVAALFVDDELGPIPGTLPMSAVGLRGSALTPRPSIYVGFADYVLPSCLKTWKQPELCSVMINDTNLQQGQGNHGGFTRANTRNFMTAIGPDFKGGYVDAAPISNADITPTLAHILGFDLPSKGPLKGRVIDEALTAGPQTTASTPQVIRSAPAANGFVTILEGQTVDDEHYFDAAGMPGRVVGLKTTK, from the coding sequence ATGATCTCGAAAACCCGCCGCCTTACCCGCAATGTCTGCCTGGCTGTCTTTGGCTTCATCGCAATCAGCGGCCTGGCCCACGCCGCCGACAAGCCGCGCAATGTCATCATCTTCGTGGCCGATGGCCTGCGCTACGGCATCGTCAATCACGACACGGCCCCAACCCTGGCCGACATCCAGAAAAACGGCGTCGATTTCCGCAATTCGCATTCGCTTTACCCGACCGTCACCACCGCCAATGCCTCAGCGATTGCCACCGGTCACGGCATAGGCGACACCGGCGAATGGTCGAACTCGATTGCCCTGCCGCCACTGAAATATGAGCCGGGCGCCGTCCATTTCATGGAAAACGATCCGATCCTCAAGGAAACCAACGAGATCTACGGCGGCAACTATCTCAACGAAATGAGCCTGCTGGCCCTGGCGCGCCAGAACCATTACCAGACCGCCGCCATCGGCAAGGAAGGTCCGGTCCTGATCCAGGACATCACCGCCGCCGACGGCATGAGCACCATATTCATCGATGACTGGACCGGTACGCGCTGGGAAAAGGGCCACCCCATCCCGGTGGCGCCAGACGTCATGCAGGCCATCAAGGATGCCGGGCTGGAAACTGAGGCGCGTGACCGCGGGCTCAATCAATCCGCCGGCGCCTATAACCTGCCCGGCGTACAAGTGGCCAATATCTATCAGCAGCAATGGTTCGTCGACGTGACCACCAAGGTCGTCCTGCCGCGTTTCGTGGCTTCGGGTCAGCCCTTCGCCCTGGTCTACTGGTCGCGCGATCCGGACGGCACCCAGCACAATACCGGCGACAGCCTGAATAAACTCTCGCCCGGCATCAACGGCCCGACCTCACTGGCCGCCGTGCGCAATGCGTCAGACAATCTCCAGGCCCTGATCGACAAATTGAAAGAACTGGGCGTCTACGACAATACCGATATCTTCGTCACCGCCGACCACGGCTTCTCGACCATTGCCCGCCAGTCGAAAACGTCATGGGCGGCGAGGCAGTCCTATCCGGACGACACGGTAAAGGGTTTCCTGCCGGAGGGTTTCCTGGCCATTGACCTGAGCCGGGCGCTAAAACTGCCGCTGATCGATGCCTACAAAACGCCGATCCGGCTGGAAAATGGCGAGCATCCGCACAACTATTCAGCACTGGGCGGCGACCTGGATCATCCCGATGTGCTGGTGGTCGGCTCCGGCGGTTCGGAGTTGCTTTATCTCGATCCGGCCAAGGCGAAGGCCCTGGCGCCGAAGATCATTGCCGCCCTGACGCAGCAGGACTATGTGGCGGCTCTGTTTGTCGATGATGAATTGGGCCCGATCCCCGGTACACTACCGATGAGTGCGGTTGGCCTGCGCGGATCGGCCCTGACGCCACGCCCGTCCATCTATGTCGGCTTCGCCGATTACGTCCTGCCCTCATGCCTGAAAACCTGGAAGCAGCCCGAACTGTGCTCGGTCATGATCAATGACACCAATTTGCAGCAGGGCCAGGGCAATCACGGCGGCTTCACCCGTGCCAATACGCGCAACTTCATGACCGCCATCGGTCCGGACTTCAAGGGCGGCTACGTCGATGCGGCGCCGATCTCCAATGCCGATATCACCCCGACCCTGGCCCACATTCTGGGCTTCGACCTGCCCTCCAAGGGGCCGCTCAAGGGCCGCGTCATCGATGAAGCGCTCACAGCCGGCCCGCAAACCACCGCCAGCACGCCGCAGGTAATCCGCTCTGCGCCAGCCGCCAATGGTTTCGTTACCATCTTGGAAGGCCAGACCGTCGACGATGAGCACTATTTCGATGCCGCAGGCATGCCGGGCCGCGTGGTGGGCTTAAAGACAACGAAATAG
- a CDS encoding Lrp/AsnC family transcriptional regulator: MVNSDKFSDLDSFDRELIKVLRNDARATSADLGEAVGLSPSAAHRRVKILEQKGVITGYRAVIAENVQGKQGTVFVHVTLTDQRRETFEKFERAALACAAIEECHLMSGEADYLLKIVLRRSLSYEDVHRDVLSIMPGVSKLASSFSIRTVKMG; this comes from the coding sequence ATGGTCAACAGCGATAAATTTTCCGATCTTGATTCCTTCGACCGCGAACTGATCAAGGTCCTGCGCAACGATGCCCGCGCCACCTCCGCCGATCTGGGTGAAGCGGTGGGCTTAAGCCCCTCCGCCGCGCACCGCCGGGTGAAAATCCTGGAGCAGAAGGGCGTCATCACCGGCTATCGGGCTGTGATCGCCGAAAACGTCCAGGGCAAGCAGGGCACGGTGTTCGTGCATGTCACGCTCACCGACCAGCGCCGCGAGACCTTCGAGAAGTTCGAGCGGGCGGCCCTGGCCTGCGCCGCCATCGAGGAATGCCACCTGATGTCGGGCGAGGCGGATTACCTGCTGAAGATCGTCCTGCGCAGATCCTTGAGTTACGAGGATGTCCACCGCGATGTGCTCTCGATCATGCCGGGCGTCTCCAAGCTGGCGTCGAGCTTCTCCATCCGCACCGTGAAGATGGGCTAG
- a CDS encoding periplasmic heavy metal sensor → MKNWKTGAIIAILLGLNVLQGAVLAGLFIKSRMARHDAAPIILSEEKIAQMPPETQAAVKTSLAEARPVLRARLTEVRKARRELKHYIASKHYNRAEAQKRFEALREKSNQAQIVAQDMLLNAADKIPPEDRADVVQAISEDDASN, encoded by the coding sequence ATGAAAAACTGGAAAACCGGCGCCATCATTGCCATCCTGCTCGGCCTGAATGTCCTTCAGGGCGCGGTCCTGGCCGGGCTGTTCATCAAGTCGCGCATGGCCCGGCATGACGCGGCGCCGATCATCCTGAGTGAGGAAAAGATCGCACAAATGCCGCCGGAGACCCAGGCCGCCGTCAAGACCAGCCTGGCCGAGGCCCGGCCGGTGCTGCGCGCCCGCCTGACCGAGGTGCGCAAGGCGCGTCGTGAGTTGAAACACTATATCGCCAGCAAGCACTATAACCGCGCCGAGGCGCAGAAGCGCTTCGAGGCCCTGCGCGAAAAGAGCAACCAGGCCCAGATCGTGGCGCAGGACATGCTGCTGAATGCGGCTGACAAAATCCCGCCGGAAGATCGCGCCGATGTGGTCCAGGCCATCAGCGAGGACGACGCGTCGAATTGA
- a CDS encoding sigma-70 family RNA polymerase sigma factor, with protein MRVFLDMADGGPFTIQMTSLLTDEQLMAQVARADSAAFRHLAGRHLTRAYAIAFRLLHSREDAEEVAQEAISGVWQKAAAFDPARSAFGTWFYRIVTNAALDRLRRRKTPAENLDDHAEALRDMAPTGEDLRIRADETRRIKQAMAALPATQQMALTLVYYEEFSQAEAARIMNITTSALEALLFRGKKGLKQRLTP; from the coding sequence GTGAGAGTTTTTCTCGACATGGCGGATGGCGGGCCGTTTACGATACAGATGACGAGCCTCCTGACAGATGAACAACTGATGGCCCAGGTGGCGCGCGCCGACAGTGCGGCCTTCCGTCATCTGGCCGGCCGTCACCTGACGCGCGCCTATGCCATCGCCTTTCGCCTGCTGCACAGCCGCGAGGACGCCGAGGAGGTGGCGCAGGAAGCCATTTCCGGGGTCTGGCAGAAGGCCGCCGCCTTCGATCCCGCCCGCAGTGCCTTCGGCACCTGGTTTTATCGCATCGTCACCAATGCCGCGCTCGATCGCCTGCGCCGCCGCAAGACCCCGGCAGAAAACCTCGACGACCATGCCGAAGCCCTGCGCGATATGGCCCCGACCGGCGAGGATCTGCGCATCAGGGCCGATGAAACCCGCCGCATCAAACAGGCCATGGCCGCCCTGCCGGCCACGCAGCAGATGGCGCTCACCCTCGTCTATTACGAAGAGTTTTCACAAGCCGAAGCCGCCCGCATCATGAACATCACCACCAGCGCCCTGGAAGCCCTTTTGTTCCGTGGAAAAAAGGGCCTGAAGCAGAGATTGACTCCATGA
- a CDS encoding DUF465 domain-containing protein has translation MSIEARVRELDHRHQSLKSIIAREERSPSVDSLYLKELKRKKLKLKEEIERIKTLQRQDVMETVQ, from the coding sequence ATGAGCATTGAAGCGAGAGTTCGTGAACTCGACCACCGTCATCAATCCCTCAAATCCATCATTGCCCGCGAAGAACGAAGCCCCTCCGTGGACTCTCTATACCTAAAGGAACTCAAGCGAAAGAAGCTCAAGCTGAAAGAGGAAATTGAACGTATCAAGACTCTTCAGCGACAGGACGTGATGGAAACCGTCCAGTAG
- a CDS encoding UbiX family flavin prenyltransferase, producing the protein MKSNQRLIVAISGASGAVYGIRALEMLKAAGIESHLVVSKAAALSLEAETELSLSDVQALADVVYKPADIGAAIASGSFRTLGMLIAPCSVKTLGEITTGVTSSLVSRAADVCLKERRRLVLMVRESPLHLGHLRSMAAVTEMGAIVAPPMPAFYTKPQSLDDMVRQTVARSLALFDIDVPMTRWGEDISLND; encoded by the coding sequence ATGAAATCCAATCAACGTCTTATTGTCGCCATAAGCGGCGCGTCCGGAGCGGTTTACGGTATCCGCGCGCTGGAAATGCTGAAAGCCGCGGGCATAGAGTCTCACCTGGTGGTTTCCAAGGCGGCGGCGCTGTCGCTGGAGGCCGAAACCGAGTTGTCCCTGTCGGATGTGCAGGCCCTGGCGGATGTGGTCTATAAGCCGGCGGATATCGGCGCGGCCATCGCTTCGGGGTCTTTCCGCACGCTCGGCATGTTGATCGCGCCGTGTTCGGTGAAAACGCTGGGAGAAATCACCACGGGGGTTACGTCGTCCCTGGTCAGTCGCGCTGCCGATGTCTGCCTGAAGGAGCGCCGCCGACTGGTGCTGATGGTGCGGGAAAGCCCGCTGCATCTCGGCCATCTGCGCTCCATGGCAGCGGTGACCGAGATGGGCGCGATTGTCGCGCCGCCGATGCCGGCCTTCTATACCAAGCCGCAAAGCCTGGATGACATGGTGCGCCAGACTGTGGCGCGCAGCCTGGCCCTGTTCGATATCGATGTGCCCATGACGCGCTGGGGCGAGGATATCAGCCTCAATGACTGA
- a CDS encoding TIGR02444 family protein, whose amino-acid sequence MTEDVWSWVVAAYGAPGVAEQCLELQDAHEQNVPLLLWAAWAAKQGPVDQALALQAAGRARTWSEAAIIPLRHACRRLKQPVSEGDDVPRLALRAQVKAIELQAEKVLLEQLAALSVGGDSLPEALMPAVMLDAVLAVASAWSGDYPAEKLARLTQTLSDWQKLRYKG is encoded by the coding sequence ATGACTGAGGATGTATGGTCCTGGGTTGTGGCGGCCTACGGCGCGCCGGGCGTGGCCGAACAGTGCCTGGAGTTGCAGGACGCGCATGAGCAGAATGTCCCTCTGCTGTTGTGGGCGGCCTGGGCCGCCAAACAGGGGCCGGTTGATCAGGCACTGGCTTTACAGGCCGCCGGGAGGGCGCGGACGTGGTCGGAGGCGGCCATTATCCCCTTGCGCCATGCGTGCAGACGGTTGAAGCAGCCTGTCTCGGAGGGGGATGATGTCCCGCGTCTGGCCTTGCGGGCGCAGGTAAAGGCTATTGAATTGCAGGCCGAAAAGGTTCTGCTTGAGCAATTGGCGGCCTTGAGTGTCGGGGGCGATTCCCTGCCGGAAGCGCTCATGCCGGCTGTCATGCTGGACGCCGTGCTGGCCGTGGCTTCGGCCTGGTCGGGTGACTATCCGGCGGAAAAGCTGGCGAGATTGACGCAGACCCTTTCAGACTGGCAAAAATTGCGCTATAAAGGATGA
- a CDS encoding DUF465 domain-containing protein, translating to MHDDSNIRTLRGKDNLHLVKSDEQTGKGDTDKDIERRIAQRLEGEHSYIGLVPEETPAQVDDLEPRVRELPIDGEVVALRNECALLKQEHKDLDDSISALEIVPLPDQILIARLKRKKLALRDQIAKIEDKIRPDIIA from the coding sequence ATGCACGACGACAGCAATATCCGGACCCTGCGCGGAAAAGACAATCTGCATCTGGTCAAATCGGATGAGCAGACAGGTAAGGGTGACACGGACAAGGATATCGAGCGCCGAATCGCGCAACGCCTCGAAGGCGAACACAGCTATATCGGGCTTGTGCCGGAAGAGACGCCGGCTCAGGTTGATGATCTCGAACCGCGCGTCCGCGAACTGCCGATCGATGGCGAGGTTGTAGCCTTGCGTAATGAATGCGCCCTGCTGAAGCAGGAGCACAAGGATCTCGATGATTCAATCAGCGCGCTGGAAATCGTGCCCCTGCCGGACCAGATTCTGATCGCCCGCCTCAAGCGCAAGAAACTGGCCCTGCGCGACCAGATCGCCAAGATCGAAGACAAGATTCGCCCGGATATCATCGCCTGA
- a CDS encoding SIS domain-containing protein — MPSPTLAHAPLDAEKTLMFSEAAEGGAAVQRFLSHNKAALARLGAHLKANPPRSVTTVARGSSDHAATYGKYLIETYLGVPTSTAAMSVSSIYAAPVVAEDSLCIAISQSGRSPDLLATVEAHRKAGAYIVALVNDETSPLAALADTLLPLCAGPEKSVAATKSYIVSLGGLAAIVAAWSGDESLTDGLHDLPSQLSAAWSLDWSPALPVLQSARNLFVIGRGYGFAVAQEAALKLKETCALHAEAFSSAEVKHGPMAIINDGFPIIGFATSDVAGDGVREAAQEFATRGASVLLANVETVSGTTPLPALASHPALEPILQIQSFYRLANSLSVARGLDPDSPPHLNKVTKTV, encoded by the coding sequence ATGCCCTCCCCTACCCTTGCCCATGCACCGCTCGACGCCGAAAAGACGTTGATGTTCTCCGAAGCCGCCGAAGGCGGCGCGGCCGTCCAGCGTTTCCTGTCCCACAACAAGGCCGCCCTCGCCCGCCTCGGCGCGCATCTGAAAGCCAACCCGCCGCGCTCGGTCACCACCGTGGCGCGCGGCTCCTCCGATCACGCCGCCACATACGGCAAGTATCTGATCGAGACTTATCTGGGTGTCCCGACCTCCACCGCCGCCATGTCGGTTTCCTCTATCTACGCCGCGCCCGTGGTGGCCGAAGACTCGCTCTGTATCGCCATTTCGCAGTCTGGCCGCTCGCCGGACCTGCTGGCGACCGTGGAAGCCCACCGTAAGGCCGGTGCCTATATCGTGGCCCTGGTCAATGACGAGACCTCGCCCCTGGCCGCCCTGGCGGATACGCTGCTGCCGCTGTGCGCTGGTCCGGAAAAGTCGGTGGCGGCCACCAAGTCCTATATCGTTTCGCTCGGCGGCCTGGCCGCTATTGTCGCCGCCTGGTCGGGTGATGAAAGCCTGACTGACGGCTTGCATGACCTGCCGTCGCAACTGAGTGCTGCCTGGTCTCTCGACTGGTCCCCCGCCCTGCCGGTGCTGCAATCGGCGCGCAACCTGTTCGTCATTGGTCGTGGTTACGGCTTCGCCGTCGCGCAGGAAGCGGCGCTGAAGCTCAAGGAAACCTGCGCCCTGCACGCCGAAGCCTTCTCTTCGGCCGAAGTCAAGCACGGCCCCATGGCCATCATCAATGACGGCTTCCCGATCATCGGTTTCGCCACTTCTGATGTGGCCGGCGATGGCGTGCGCGAGGCGGCGCAGGAATTCGCCACGCGCGGCGCCTCGGTCCTGCTGGCCAATGTCGAAACCGTCAGCGGCACCACGCCCCTGCCGGCCCTGGCCAGTCATCCGGCGCTGGAACCGATCCTGCAAATCCAGAGCTTCTATCGCCTGGCCAACAGCCTGTCCGTGGCCCGCGGCCTCGATCCCGACAGCCCGCCCCACCTCAACAAGGTCACGAAAACCGTATGA